CTCTACTATCCCAAATAGCGGACAGCTCTTTCTTGATAGCAATAATAATCAGCAATTTGATGGTGGGGAAGCTATTACAAATGGTATGACAATCAGTAAGGCTAATTTAGATGCAGGTAATCTAAAATATATTACAGAAAATGGCTCTTCTTCATCTTTTACATTTAAGGTAAGCGATGGTATTGATTTTAGTACTGTCTATACGATGAGTCTAGTCGTCAATGCACGTCCAGCAGTGACAATTTCAACAAATAAACCTAGTCCAACAAATAGCCTTCCAATTTTTATAGCTATTGTTTTCAGTGGGTCAGTGACAGGCTTTACGGTTGGGGATATAGAAGTTACAAATGGAAATGTGACAGCACTGTCAGGAATTGGTACCACATATACAGCCCTAGTATCACCTATTGCAGATGGAGCTGTGAAAATCAAAATTCCTGAAAAGGTAGTTGCAAATGGTGGAGGTGCATTAAATAAAGCATCAAATGAATTACAAATAATTTATGATGGTACACCACCTACCGAAATAGGTCTTAGTAATACTACTGTACAAGAAATGAAGCCTATTGGTACAACTGTTGGGACATTGACAGCAACAGATTCAGGAAGCTCGCAAACATTCAAGTATTCATTACAGTCTGGGGATACAAGCTTCTTTACGATTGATGGAAATGTATTAAAGACAAATATGTTGTTTGAATATGATACGAAAAATAGTTATAAGATTACGATAAGAGTAACAGATGAGGCTGGCAATACGTTTGATAAGGAGTTTACAATCCAGATTACTAAAAATAATGCACCAACAGGCTCTATTATGATTAATAATGGGGCAGCATATACAAATTCTACTAATGTTATCTTAACAATGACGGCAACTGATTTAGAAGGAGAAGCGATAGAAATGCGCTTTTCGAATGATGGTACTACTTGGTCCAATTGGGAGTCAAAAGTATCTACGAAAAGTTGGACATTGTTAATTGGCGATGGTAGTAAAACAGTTTATATGCAACTAAGGGATACTACTGGCAATATATCAAATACATTCTCAGATACAATCGTGCTAGATACAACACCTCCAGTCATAACAGGAGTTACAAATAACGGTCTTTACAACACTGACGTAACAATTAGCTTCAATGAAGGAACGGCTACCTTGAATGGAGCTGTCTTCACAAGTGGAGCCACTGTAAGTACATCCGGAAATTATACTTTGGTAGTAACAGATAGCGCAGGTAATACGACAACCATTACATTTGTGATTGATAAAGCTCTACCAAAAGCTGTAGAGGTGAAGATCAAATCGAATAATCTGGATCCTACAAAGGCTAAGGTAGGAGATACGATCACATTAACGATGAAAACAGATAAAAATATCCAAATACCGACAATTACCATTGCGGGGAAAACTGCAACTGTAACGGGAGCCGCCACAAACTGGCAGGCAACATATGTTATAGCAAATGGTGATTTAGAGGGAAAAGCACCTTTTACCATTAACTTTAAAGATTTACAAGGCAATTCAGCAGCAGAGGTAACTGACGTAACTGACGGAAGCTATGTCATAGTTGATGGTATAAAGCCAACTGTAAAGAAGGTGACAATGGCTTCAAATAATGCTAATCCAGCAGTTGCTAAGGTAGACGATGTTATCACAATTGACTTTGAGACAAGTGAGGATATTCAATCACCAAATGTAAAGATTCTAGGACAAACAGTAAATGTAAGCGATAAAGGTAATGGAGATGCTAAAACATGGCAAGCAAGCTATACGCTGAAGCCTGGAGACACAGAGGGACCAATTAGCTTTACAATTGATTATCAAGATTTAGCAGGGAATGACGGCTTACAGGTAACGAAGGTTACATCAGGAACAATTGTGATGTTTGATAAAAAGGCTCCTGAAATAACAACCTATTTCCCAGCGCATCAGGCAATTGATGTTCAGCCTACAGACAATCTCGTGTTAACATTTAATGAAAAAATCTTACCTGTAACTAGTAAAAACATTATCATTCGAAATGCTACGGATAACCAAATTGTCGAAACAATTGGTGCTACACAAGCAAATGTTTCTATTACTAATGAAACTGTGACAATAAATCCTACAGTGGATTTGGCCCTTAACACCGCTTACAGCATTCAAATTGATGCAGGAGCATTTGCTGATTTAGCGGGCAATGCTTATAAAGGTATTACTGATAATACTTCCTGGAATTTTACGACTAGCGTACTGCCAATATACACAGTTACGTATGACGGTAACGGAGCAGGTGGGGGCAAAGTGCCAACAGATTCGAAGCAGTATAAAAGTCAGGAGACAATCACAGTACTGGGCAATACAGGTAATTTAATGAAAGCAGGCTATACATTTGTAGGCTGGAATACGAAGGCTGATGGAAAAGGTGTTACCTATAAAGATGGGCAAACGATTCAAATGGGAAAAGAGAATTTGATATTATATGCTTTATGGTCTAAAAATCCTGTACCAGGAGATGGAGGATCGTCAACTCCGAATCCTACTTCAACACCTGACCCTGTTGCACCAAGCAATCAATTAAAGGTGAATGTAGTAGATTCGAGCATGCCAGACGAGGTGCTCCTACAAACAATGTTAACACGTGTATTTAGTAACGGTAGTTTCCAGGATACAGTAAACTTTACGGTTGCAAATGCAAACGAGTTTCTCCGAAAATTAGCGAATAAGGAAGAAAAAAGATCTCGACTTGTGTTACCCGATATGGAACAACCAGCAAGTGAAACAAAGGTGATACTAGCTAGAGAGGCTGCCAAACGATTAATAGAGGGCAAATCACATTTTGGTATAGGTATGGGAATAGTCAAAATTGATGTTCCTTTTGCTTCAATGAATGATTTCGATGAAGATATTTATTTCCGAATTGTACCGATTAAGGATGCACTACGGCAGAAAGCTATCGAGGAGCGGGCTAAACAAGCAGAAAAAGTCTTACAACAGAGTAATGGAGCTAATGTAAAGCTTGTTGGTCAACCAATATCTATTGACACAAATCTACAAAATCGTCAGGTGACATTGCTGCTACCATTACCAGCGAACATAACATCAGCTCAACGGGAAAATATAATGGTTTACGTAGAGCACAGTAATGGAACACATGAATTAATACGTGGGCGTTTTGTAGAATTTATGAAAGGGCAAACAGGTATTGCCTTTGATGTACAACACTTTTCTACTTTTTCTTTACTATATGTAGAACAAGGACAGGAAGAAGAGCAACCAGAAAAGGAACCTATAGAGGTAGACAGAACATTTGCCTCCTATATTCAAGGCTACACAGATGGCACTTTCCGTCCGAATGCAAATGTCACACGTGCGCAAATAGCAGCGATGCTGGCAAGAAACCTAAGTGACAATGATGTACCAGAGACATCTAATTTATTTTATGCGGATACAGCTACTTCTTGGGCAAAAAATGACATTGAGTATATTCGAACGCAAGGAATCATGCAAGGACGTCTTGATCATTCATTTGGTCCGAATGATATGATTACTAGAGCTCAAATGGCGGTTATTGCTGTGAGGTGGATTGATAAGCAATGTGTAGAAGAATCTACAGATACCCCATATTGTGAAGTGACGGCAAGTGGCGAAACATATAGTGATGTGGCTGCTACGCATTGGGCGGCAAAAGAAATCGATCGCATAAGCGCAATGGGAATAATGGTTGGCTCAGGCAATGGACAATTTAGACCTGAAGAGAAACTAACACGCGCTCAGGCAGTAAAGGTACTGAATCGTATCTTTAATCGTCCAATACCGACTGAGGAAACAGAACAAATCTTCAAGGATATACCAAAAGAGCATTGGGCTTTCTTTGAGATTCAAGCCGCAGCAAAATAAGATCAATAAAACAAGCATACTAGGTGGAAAATGCCTAGTGTGCTTTTATTTTGTCGAAAACATAAGAAAGTTTTAATTTTGAAGGGGGATTGCTGAATTGATGAGAATATATGCACGATTGTCTAGTATTCATGCTAGATAGAAAACTATTTATGCTAATAAAATCTATGGTTATTTGCCTTTTACAAGACATCTGTGGTAGTAACAATAAAAACGCCTGAGCCATCTTCATTAAACATTTATTCCATTGAAAAACTTTATTGGCATAATAGTTTTTTAATAACAAGAAACACGCTAGGAGAATACTGCCTAGCGTGCTTTAAATTTGAGCATAACATCAATTAATTTCTTACAATTTGGAATGTACCAGATGTAGTTGTTTGAATATAAATTCGATTACCATCAATTGTATAGTCTGCTGGCATTCTCTCCCCGAATTCATCGATACGGACAATGTAGGAGTTGGAAGGTATATTTTCAATAATAATTTCCATATCAGCCTCATATTTAACAGGTTTTTTATTTAATGTTGCCTGGAAATTGATACGATTCAAATTTCGTGTAACTTGAATATCCATCACGCCACTATCCTCATTTAGAAGCGTTTCAAGTGGTGGAATGATGACCGTCATATTGGCTTTGGTTGTTAGTACGTATCGTTCTGTATCGATTTCAGAGTCTGCCACATTTATTTTAGCTTTATAGGTGTTTTTGCTTTTAGTCATCTCTGTAGTTTTACCCGGTTCAGCGGCTGTATCTGATAAAGTTGGCGTTTTTGTCCCGTTCCCATTCTTCGATAATGAATACTTGCCGTTTACATAGTCTACTAATGTCCAAACATTTGGAACAAGCTGCTGTTGTACAGGTGTCAAGGCTTCAAATGCTGTTTTTACTGCTTGAACATCCTGAGCAGTGGAAGTTTTAGGTGATAAAGCTTTAATGGCATTTTCTACTTCCTTTGCTACAGTTTTATCTTTGACAACAAGTTGCTCAGCATCTAGTAAAAGCTGTTCAATCCCAGAAGGTAATGAGATGTTCGAATATTTTCGTAAAGCATTCAGCTCAGCTCGGGCATCAGCGACATCCTTATGAAAGTTCGTGCGAGACGAGTTTAACAATTTAATTTTATTGACCACTTTATCTGTAGAGGTATTCGGCAAGATAGAGGATGTCAATATTTTTTGAGTTTGTGCGCTTACATAGGTTTTTTGTGCAGCATTCAAAGTATTATACCAATCTCTTGTTTCTAAGACATTTTGATAATAGTTTACAGAAGTCGATTCAACAGAAGCTAATTTCTCCTCAATTTGAGCAGCAAGCCTGCGATACGCAATTCTTGTTTGTTGATGAGCTGAGAGCGTAGAATAATTAGTAACATATTGCTTTTCGTTTTCATTTAAGGCGTTATAGGCTTTAAGAGCAGATTCTAACGATGTTTGGAAGGAAGCAGTTGTGTTATTAATATTTGAAATAAGCTGAATAACATTTGCGACATTCGAGTTATAATTTGCAACATTGTATATGTAGGCTACATTTGGCTTGTTAGAGAAATCGGTTGCAGCAGCTGTTGTAGCAGGTGTCGTATAAATAAGTGAAGGGACTGCAACTAGGGCTAGTAATGCTAGTCTTTTTTTGTTTGTCATAATATAAGAAAACCTCCTATTGGATAAGTTTGTTGGCTGATTAGTCCTAAGTGAAAAACTGGGCCTTGGATAGTTAGAATATAATTCGATGATTAAATTAGTCTATATATATAAATTTTCCATCCTAAGTTATGATGTTAAACCAATTTTATCATAGTTTAGGATTTTTTTATGTATATTTTGAGTGAATAGGTCAATAGGCTATACGTTTTTAATTGACTTCGTGTCTTATGTACTTAAAACGAAGAAGAACTAATAGAAATATTTTAAATAGGGACGGATAGAATTTGCAAAATGGCGGATAGAATGATTCAACTGAAGGATAGATTTTTAAAACTGAATGATAGTCCAACGTCTTTGTTGAATTCGTCGGAATTTGTTTAGAAACTGTATAGAATGAAATGTTAATATATAGGTGTATAAGATGAAAAATGTAACAATTATACATTAATTACACAAAAATGGAGGATTAAAATGGAAGTATTTATTGGTAGACAGCCAATTTTTAATCTTCAAGAACGGGTTGTTGCATATGAATTATTATATCGTAGTAAAAATGGAAATTCTTTTCCGATGGTTGATTCAGATGCGGCAACAATTGACGTACTAGTAAATTCATTTCTTTCAATTGGTATTGAAGAGGTAACAAAAGGTAAGCCTTGTTTTGTGAACTTTACTGAAAACTTGCTTATGGGCTCGATAAATGAATATTTAAATCCATCAGAGGTTGTTATTGAGATATTAGAGGATGTTCCGCTTACACCACAATTAGTAGAGAGAGTAATTGAGCTGAAATCGTATGGATTTAAAATAGCATTAGATGATTTTATATTGGATGAGCATGTTCAAGTTTATGATGAACTTTTCGCCCATATTGATTATATAAAAGTTGATTTTTTATCGTCACCACTACTCAAGAGAATGGAAATTGAAAATAAAGTGAAGGAAAATTTCCCCCACATTCAACTGCTTGCAGAAAAAGTGGAGACACGTAATCAATTTGAAGTTGCAAAACACTCAGGCTATAAATTATTCCAAGGCTATTTTTTTGAACAACCCCAAATAATTAAAGCTACAGATATACCAGCGAATACCCTTCAATATTTCTACATTATTACTCTATTAAAGGAAGAGGAACCTAATATACAGTTACTTGCCGATAATATTGAACGTGATCTTTCATTAACGTATAAATTATTGCAAATGATTGATAATGCTTCTAGACGTTCTAAATCCAAAGTACGCTCTATAAAACAAGCGATAGTACTGCTTGGGATATCTAATTTACGTAAGTGGATTTACTTATTAGCCATGCGGGAAATTGATATAAATACTGATTCAGATCTTTTTAAAGAGGTAATGCGGACATCATTATTCCGTGCAAAGGTTTGTGAAAAATT
This genomic stretch from Lysinibacillus pakistanensis harbors:
- a CDS encoding S-layer homology domain-containing protein; protein product: MGKKILTITLCLVLVVFSQLAGIGFVSPLKVEAAACDSPDFPKCIQDLTQASWKDDTNNGFVVSGIPGNDGINIFKYSNGSQFPAGYYFDADEYSPPKSIRISAGESFAGGIFDLKSIKINTINKHLENDALSLTIQGYDGAGNPKGNPVTFKTVANHEPIYEIPINIEGINSFVITASVQFIPTVQAGLWDLTFTQFTIDIPNNNPPTISNGTITTSNITTSGVQLDWAKASDDITTQEDLEYRIYQSSSNNIGTVSTIESNGTPLGSYVKDSNSFNVTGLAANTTYYFNVIVKDTDGNKSAYTMQQVTTLALNKPPTSSNGTIDVNEGQVYTFNSTSFAFSDEDAGDTLKQIQISTIPNSGQLFLDSNNNQQFDGGEAITNGMTISKANLDAGNLKYITENGSSSSFTFKVSDGIDFSTVYTMSLVVNARPAVTISTNKPSPTNSLPIFIAIVFSGSVTGFTVGDIEVTNGNVTALSGIGTTYTALVSPIADGAVKIKIPEKVVANGGGALNKASNELQIIYDGTPPTEIGLSNTTVQEMKPIGTTVGTLTATDSGSSQTFKYSLQSGDTSFFTIDGNVLKTNMLFEYDTKNSYKITIRVTDEAGNTFDKEFTIQITKNNAPTGSIMINNGAAYTNSTNVILTMTATDLEGEAIEMRFSNDGTTWSNWESKVSTKSWTLLIGDGSKTVYMQLRDTTGNISNTFSDTIVLDTTPPVITGVTNNGLYNTDVTISFNEGTATLNGAVFTSGATVSTSGNYTLVVTDSAGNTTTITFVIDKALPKAVEVKIKSNNLDPTKAKVGDTITLTMKTDKNIQIPTITIAGKTATVTGAATNWQATYVIANGDLEGKAPFTINFKDLQGNSAAEVTDVTDGSYVIVDGIKPTVKKVTMASNNANPAVAKVDDVITIDFETSEDIQSPNVKILGQTVNVSDKGNGDAKTWQASYTLKPGDTEGPISFTIDYQDLAGNDGLQVTKVTSGTIVMFDKKAPEITTYFPAHQAIDVQPTDNLVLTFNEKILPVTSKNIIIRNATDNQIVETIGATQANVSITNETVTINPTVDLALNTAYSIQIDAGAFADLAGNAYKGITDNTSWNFTTSVLPIYTVTYDGNGAGGGKVPTDSKQYKSQETITVLGNTGNLMKAGYTFVGWNTKADGKGVTYKDGQTIQMGKENLILYALWSKNPVPGDGGSSTPNPTSTPDPVAPSNQLKVNVVDSSMPDEVLLQTMLTRVFSNGSFQDTVNFTVANANEFLRKLANKEEKRSRLVLPDMEQPASETKVILAREAAKRLIEGKSHFGIGMGIVKIDVPFASMNDFDEDIYFRIVPIKDALRQKAIEERAKQAEKVLQQSNGANVKLVGQPISIDTNLQNRQVTLLLPLPANITSAQRENIMVYVEHSNGTHELIRGRFVEFMKGQTGIAFDVQHFSTFSLLYVEQGQEEEQPEKEPIEVDRTFASYIQGYTDGTFRPNANVTRAQIAAMLARNLSDNDVPETSNLFYADTATSWAKNDIEYIRTQGIMQGRLDHSFGPNDMITRAQMAVIAVRWIDKQCVEESTDTPYCEVTASGETYSDVAATHWAAKEIDRISAMGIMVGSGNGQFRPEEKLTRAQAVKVLNRIFNRPIPTEETEQIFKDIPKEHWAFFEIQAAAK
- a CDS encoding EAL and HDOD domain-containing protein codes for the protein MEVFIGRQPIFNLQERVVAYELLYRSKNGNSFPMVDSDAATIDVLVNSFLSIGIEEVTKGKPCFVNFTENLLMGSINEYLNPSEVVIEILEDVPLTPQLVERVIELKSYGFKIALDDFILDEHVQVYDELFAHIDYIKVDFLSSPLLKRMEIENKVKENFPHIQLLAEKVETRNQFEVAKHSGYKLFQGYFFEQPQIIKATDIPANTLQYFYIITLLKEEEPNIQLLADNIERDLSLTYKLLQMIDNASRRSKSKVRSIKQAIVLLGISNLRKWIYLLAMREIDINTDSDLFKEVMRTSLFRAKVCEKLAKHSNKHNFSEYFLVGMFSLIDTLLQRPINVILQQLPFSEDITDTIFGHQTEMTPYLEFSIALGKLDWPSLEELAPQVNIDLTTIDLLYHEAMEWAEKSF